A single genomic interval of Prochlorococcus marinus XMU1406 harbors:
- the petP gene encoding cytochrome b6-f complex subunit PetP, whose protein sequence is MSILDKVKIGNCVQVNLELSKDRLTKETIDAINVSSLGKISDFRITDGKGIGVVLQLSNGKEQWFFEDEIDLLDENGNIIKKNHDKKENSNFIFDFLRGLNYENKNKVSDLLNPINFFIWLVVSFKDIF, encoded by the coding sequence ATGTCAATTTTAGATAAGGTTAAGATAGGAAATTGTGTTCAAGTTAACCTAGAACTATCTAAGGATAGACTTACCAAAGAAACTATTGATGCGATAAATGTTTCTTCATTGGGTAAGATAAGTGATTTCAGAATAACTGATGGCAAAGGTATTGGAGTTGTCTTGCAATTATCTAATGGAAAAGAGCAATGGTTTTTTGAAGATGAAATCGATCTTCTCGACGAAAATGGTAATATAATTAAAAAAAATCATGATAAAAAAGAGAATAGTAATTTTATATTTGATTTTTTAAGAGGATTAAATTATGAAAATAAAAATAAGGTAAGCGATTTACTTAATCCAATTAACTTTTTTATCTGGCTGGTTGTATCGTTTAAAGATATTTTTTAA
- a CDS encoding DUF6447 family protein: protein MSENTNDSANPVLTFEGKKYYINELSNEIKESIKVLQIAETQLKMHQDTINLISISRNSLVNQLREKLKNLE, encoded by the coding sequence ATGAGCGAAAACACAAATGATTCTGCAAATCCAGTTTTAACCTTTGAAGGGAAAAAATATTATATTAATGAACTTTCTAATGAAATAAAAGAATCTATAAAAGTTTTACAAATAGCAGAGACACAACTTAAGATGCACCAAGATACTATCAATTTAATTTCAATTAGCCGAAACTCTTTGGTTAATCAATTAAGAGAAAAACTAAAAAACTTAGAGTAA
- the rsfS gene encoding ribosome silencing factor, which translates to MDNKSLVLMAAKACDDKKAKDIKLIKIDKVSFISEWILIAEGLSDVQVRSISNSVEGELREKAKIEPIRKEGINEAKWALLDYGDLIVNIFQPEIRKYYDLESFWSNGDNLTFP; encoded by the coding sequence ATGGACAATAAAAGTTTAGTATTAATGGCAGCTAAAGCATGTGATGATAAAAAGGCAAAAGATATAAAACTTATAAAAATAGACAAAGTTTCATTTATAAGTGAATGGATATTAATAGCAGAAGGATTGTCTGATGTACAGGTTAGATCTATAAGTAACTCAGTAGAAGGAGAGCTGAGAGAGAAGGCTAAAATTGAACCGATAAGAAAAGAAGGGATTAACGAGGCGAAATGGGCTTTGCTTGATTATGGTGATCTGATTGTAAATATATTTCAACCAGAAATAAGAAAATATTATGACCTTGAATCATTCTGGAGTAATGGAGATAATCTTACATTTCCATAA
- a CDS encoding HNH endonuclease yields the protein MHSQDAIYLDQFCPKISNKNWRESLNKLTKYSCIYCGKPSESLDHLQPMSKGGISTTNNCVPCCLSCNGKKSDSEVLSWYRKQPFYDPRRAMAIRAWFNDDLKLASVLLNYLN from the coding sequence ATGCATAGCCAAGATGCTATTTACCTTGATCAGTTTTGTCCCAAGATAAGTAATAAAAATTGGAGAGAATCACTTAATAAACTTACTAAATATAGTTGTATTTATTGCGGGAAACCATCAGAATCACTTGACCACCTTCAGCCAATGTCAAAAGGGGGGATAAGCACTACGAATAATTGCGTTCCATGTTGTTTGTCATGTAATGGGAAGAAATCAGATTCGGAAGTTCTTAGTTGGTACAGAAAACAACCTTTTTATGATCCTCGAAGGGCTATGGCGATACGAGCATGGTTTAATGACGATTTAAAACTAGCGTCTGTTCTTTTGAACTACTTAAATTAA
- a CDS encoding ABC transporter ATP-binding protein — MVQNIIDVKNLSKSFDISSKEPGLKGTIKHFFRRQTKSLKVIKDISFEIKEGEVVGFLGANGAGKTTILKMLCGLIYPSEGSILVSGYLPFRRKENFLKNITLIMGQKQQLIWDLPPIESFYLNASIYDLDKFEAKKRIKKLSEMLEIDEELFIPVRKLSLGQRMKSELLAALIHEPNILFLDEPTLGLDINAQRNLRKFLQKYNKETNATICLTSHYMKDITSLCKRVICVHEGAISYDGKLDLLLKKLSPVKEILIVCRSEEDAIKLENSGFTVKNKIKNEITIKIENNSITPTLKSILNNFDIDDLFINEPPIDEVIGKVLIKKEYDI, encoded by the coding sequence ATGGTACAAAATATTATCGATGTAAAAAATTTATCTAAGTCATTTGATATCTCTTCCAAAGAACCAGGCTTAAAAGGAACAATTAAACATTTTTTTAGAAGACAAACAAAAAGTTTAAAAGTTATAAAAGATATAAGTTTTGAAATTAAAGAAGGAGAAGTAGTAGGTTTTCTAGGTGCTAATGGAGCTGGGAAAACAACAATATTAAAAATGCTTTGTGGCTTAATTTATCCAAGTGAGGGTTCGATTTTGGTTTCAGGCTACTTACCTTTCAGGAGAAAAGAAAATTTCCTAAAGAATATCACCTTAATAATGGGACAAAAGCAACAGCTTATTTGGGATCTTCCGCCAATTGAATCATTCTATTTGAATGCATCAATATATGACTTAGATAAGTTCGAAGCTAAAAAGAGAATAAAAAAACTCTCGGAAATGCTTGAAATTGATGAAGAGTTATTCATACCTGTTAGAAAACTTTCACTAGGTCAGCGAATGAAATCAGAATTACTAGCAGCTTTGATACATGAACCAAATATTCTATTTTTAGACGAGCCAACACTTGGATTAGATATTAATGCACAAAGAAATTTAAGAAAATTCCTTCAAAAATATAATAAGGAAACTAATGCAACGATATGCCTAACCAGTCATTACATGAAAGATATAACATCGCTATGCAAGAGAGTTATATGTGTGCACGAAGGGGCGATATCTTATGATGGGAAACTTGACCTATTATTAAAAAAACTTTCTCCTGTTAAAGAAATATTAATAGTTTGTCGCTCAGAAGAGGATGCAATTAAATTAGAAAATTCTGGTTTTACTGTAAAAAATAAAATAAAGAATGAAATCACTATAAAAATTGAAAACAACTCTATTACCCCTACACTAAAATCTATCCTAAATAATTTTGATATTGATGACCTTTTTATAAATGAACCACCTATAGATGAAGTTATTGGGAAGGTATTAATCAAGAAAGAATATGATATCTAA
- a CDS encoding CGLD27 family protein — MNEFKCPVPKEQQPTNEFIELSKSRIFSWPKTKKSLIIILIKFWLVAFALFLVISSGSVYFKSSILRYSLLSFFSSLSIPLLISIRLYLGWNHVFKRLTSEKVEYEESGWYDGQIWKKPLVLKEKESLIASIEVKPILKNLIQIFSIILVLALSGILLFQYINF, encoded by the coding sequence ATGAACGAGTTTAAATGCCCTGTCCCTAAAGAGCAACAACCAACAAATGAATTCATAGAACTATCAAAGTCTAGAATTTTTTCTTGGCCAAAAACAAAAAAATCACTAATTATTATATTAATTAAATTTTGGCTAGTTGCTTTTGCTCTATTTCTTGTTATTTCTTCAGGAAGTGTATATTTCAAATCATCCATATTAAGATATAGCTTGTTAAGTTTTTTCAGCAGTTTATCAATACCTCTATTAATTTCTATACGGTTATATTTGGGTTGGAATCATGTATTTAAGAGATTAACATCGGAAAAAGTTGAATACGAAGAATCCGGTTGGTATGACGGTCAAATATGGAAAAAGCCATTAGTTTTGAAAGAAAAAGAATCTCTTATTGCCTCAATTGAGGTAAAGCCAATTTTAAAAAATTTAATTCAAATTTTTTCTATTATTTTGGTTTTAGCATTATCGGGCATTTTGCTTTTTCAATATATCAATTTCTAA
- a CDS encoding asparaginase, with protein MSSNFKNLYTSNNPPLQATLMRGSNIESIHKIHAVITDKKGRVLMCAGNPEYKSFIRSALKPFQAIPFVSSGAVSKINNESKSIALACGSHSGSKLHSREAFKILWEYDIDINNLKCPKLKTSPLEHNCSGKHAAFLATCKKMNWPLDSYLKGDHPLQIEIFRIVSELLGIPLSEINAERDDCGAPTLYLKLLEMSRLYSLLSSSETAELEQISRAMTINPIMISDINKFDTEIIRASHGKVIGKGGAEGIQCLCKVNEGIGLALKVEDGSRRAKHAVSLHLLKQLEWISDLRIQDIEEKVFNFPEGVRLEVKGKLKFQES; from the coding sequence ATGAGTTCTAATTTCAAAAACCTCTACACTTCGAATAATCCTCCTTTACAAGCAACCTTAATGAGAGGATCAAATATTGAGTCAATCCATAAAATTCATGCAGTTATTACTGACAAAAAAGGAAGGGTTTTAATGTGTGCAGGGAATCCAGAATATAAAAGTTTCATAAGGTCAGCATTAAAACCTTTTCAGGCAATACCTTTTGTTAGTAGTGGGGCCGTATCAAAAATCAATAATGAATCAAAATCAATTGCGTTAGCATGTGGATCACATAGTGGATCAAAACTTCATTCGAGGGAAGCCTTCAAAATTTTATGGGAATATGACATTGACATTAATAATCTGAAATGTCCAAAATTAAAGACAAGTCCATTAGAACATAATTGTTCAGGTAAACATGCTGCTTTTTTAGCTACATGCAAAAAAATGAACTGGCCATTAGATAGTTACTTAAAGGGAGATCATCCACTACAAATTGAAATATTCAGAATTGTATCTGAATTACTTGGAATCCCTTTATCTGAAATAAACGCAGAACGTGATGATTGTGGTGCCCCAACTCTTTATTTGAAACTATTAGAAATGTCCAGATTATATTCACTTCTAAGTAGTTCCGAAACTGCTGAATTAGAACAAATAAGTAGAGCTATGACAATAAACCCAATAATGATAAGTGACATAAATAAATTTGATACAGAAATAATCAGAGCTTCTCATGGAAAAGTCATAGGTAAAGGTGGCGCAGAGGGAATACAGTGTCTATGTAAGGTAAATGAAGGGATAGGGTTAGCTTTAAAAGTAGAAGACGGCTCAAGAAGAGCCAAACATGCTGTTAGTCTTCACTTACTAAAACAGCTAGAGTGGATATCTGACTTAAGAATTCAAGACATTGAAGAAAAGGTGTTTAACTTTCCTGAAGGGGTACGACTTGAAGTTAAAGGTAAATTAAAATTCCAAGAATCCTAA
- a CDS encoding ABC transporter permease, translated as MISNLINRKIFTLLKVQYSNMLEYRVEIALWAISGIIPFFMLNIWTNNNLNESINISDVMLSRYFLCAFFVRQFSVVWVVFSFEEDSLMGKVSPYLIQPLNPFFRYFAQHLAEQITRFPFALVIAFFFFIFNPESIWIPNLGILLLSIISTFLSFLIQFLIQSIVACICFWTEKASSIERLLFIPTLFLSGLLAPVVSFPAYVKSWIYLTPFPYLIDFPANLLSGNETNISGGLGMQILWIFLLFPLFKKIWSEGTKKYTAMGS; from the coding sequence ATGATATCTAATCTGATTAACCGTAAAATATTCACCCTATTAAAAGTCCAATATTCAAACATGTTGGAATATAGGGTAGAAATTGCATTATGGGCAATTTCAGGGATTATTCCTTTTTTCATGTTAAATATTTGGACAAATAATAATCTAAATGAATCCATAAACATTAGTGATGTTATGCTTTCTAGGTATTTCTTATGTGCTTTTTTTGTAAGACAGTTTTCTGTAGTTTGGGTTGTATTTAGTTTTGAAGAGGATTCTCTTATGGGGAAAGTATCTCCGTATTTAATTCAACCTTTAAATCCATTTTTCAGATATTTTGCACAACATCTTGCTGAACAAATAACAAGATTTCCTTTCGCTCTAGTAATAGCATTTTTCTTTTTTATTTTTAATCCAGAAAGTATATGGATACCAAATTTAGGTATTTTACTCTTATCTATAATATCTACTTTCTTATCCTTCTTGATTCAATTTTTAATTCAGTCAATTGTTGCATGTATATGTTTCTGGACAGAGAAAGCATCATCGATAGAAAGATTGTTATTTATTCCAACTTTATTTCTCTCAGGACTTCTAGCACCAGTAGTTTCATTTCCCGCATATGTTAAATCTTGGATTTATTTGACTCCTTTTCCATATCTAATTGATTTCCCTGCGAACTTACTGTCAGGTAATGAAACAAATATTAGTGGAGGCTTAGGTATGCAAATTTTATGGATTTTTTTACTTTTCCCATTATTTAAGAAAATCTGGTCTGAAGGAACGAAAAAATATACAGCAATGGGGTCATGA
- a CDS encoding ABC transporter permease gives MNIRKYLKVYKKFLHTSLASELEYKANILVDLITAILSLVGSIFLLTIFFQNSGYIGGWKFEQALIIQAIYTILNGITNTWFNPNLTEIVKHIREGTLDFVLLKPIDSQFFISLKKLNPSGFLEIMLGFFLLFFCIRINQINLNLSFLTLSLITICCSICILYSLWFFISTTTIWFVKTWNAIEVLRSFLYIGRFPLNSFSFSLRIFFSVFIPIAFITTIPSEVFLGLSQLWKILLEVIVASVFLITSRKFWLFALKFYSSASS, from the coding sequence ATGAATATAAGAAAATATCTAAAAGTTTATAAAAAATTCTTACATACTTCTTTAGCTTCTGAATTGGAGTATAAGGCAAATATATTAGTTGATTTAATTACTGCAATTTTAAGTTTAGTAGGAAGTATTTTTCTATTAACTATTTTCTTTCAAAATAGTGGATATATTGGAGGTTGGAAATTTGAACAGGCACTAATAATCCAAGCTATTTATACGATTTTGAATGGAATAACAAACACATGGTTCAATCCTAATCTTACAGAAATAGTTAAACATATAAGAGAAGGGACATTAGACTTCGTACTTTTAAAACCTATTGATAGTCAATTTTTTATTTCATTAAAAAAATTAAATCCATCTGGATTTTTAGAAATAATGCTTGGATTTTTCTTGTTGTTCTTCTGCATAAGAATAAATCAAATCAATTTAAATTTAAGTTTTTTGACCTTATCCTTGATTACGATATGCTGCTCTATATGTATTTTATATAGCTTATGGTTTTTTATCTCTACTACTACTATTTGGTTTGTTAAGACTTGGAATGCAATAGAAGTATTAAGATCATTCCTTTATATTGGAAGATTTCCTCTAAATTCATTTTCATTTTCTTTAAGAATTTTTTTTAGTGTTTTCATTCCTATTGCTTTTATAACTACAATTCCTTCTGAAGTTTTTCTAGGACTTTCTCAATTGTGGAAAATATTGCTTGAAGTTATTGTTGCTTCAGTATTTCTTATAACTTCAAGAAAGTTCTGGTTATTTGCATTAAAGTTCTATTCATCAGCATCTAGCTAA
- the carB gene encoding carbamoyl-phosphate synthase large subunit, which translates to MPQRGDLKKILILGSGPIVIGQACEFDYSGTQACKALRNAGYEIILINSNPASIMTDPDIANKTYIEPLTPDIVSQIILKEKPDAILPTMGGQTALNLAVKLSESDFLKHNNIELIGADLRAINKAEDRKLFKESMEKINVNVCPSGIASNLGEAIEVSKKISSYPLIIRPAFTLGGVGGGIAFNLEEFVELSKSGLEESPSNQILIEKSLIGWKEFELEVMRDTADNVVIVCSIENLDPMGVHTGDSITVAPAQTLTDKEYQRLRDLSLKIIREVGVETGGSNIQFAINPSNGEVIVIEMNPRVSRSSALASKATGFPIAKIAALLSVGYTLDEIINDITKKTPACFEPSIDYVVTKIPRFAFEKFKGSSNTLSTAMKSVGESMAIGRSFEESFQKALRSLEVGLFGWECDSLDEFKNESHIKNSLRKPTSERILLVKKAMQLGKTNSYIQEATNIDSWFIEKLRNIFNFENDFLKEKELYDLDRDLMLHAKQLGFSDQQIAKLTNSEFFEVRRFRKKLNIIPIYKTVDTCSAEFSSSTPYHYSTYEESFINFNSQVFDSEILENSKSKKIMILGGGPNRIGQGIEFDYCCCHASYQASTNGYKTIMVNSNPETVSTDYDTSDILYFEPVTLEDVINIIEAENPYGLIVQFGGQTPLKLSLPLFEWLKSKDGVRTGSKILGTSPMSIDLAEDREEFTKILEELSIRQPLNGIARNQNEAEIVAKDIGFPMVVRPSYVLGGRAMEIVKDENELSRYISEAVRVSPDHPILLDQYLNNAIEIDVDALCDSEGSVVIAGLMEHVEPAGIHSGDSACCLPSISLSTSTIENVRNWTKLIAQRLNVVGLINLQFAVTNTNKEENKLFILEANPRASRTVPFVSKAIGKPVAKLATQLMQGFTLEDVNFTQEFSPKYQAVKEAVLPFKRFPGSDTLLGPEMRSTGEVMGLAKDFGIAYAKSELAAGNGVPSEGVAFLSTNDLDKKNLEDVARELLILGFKIIATKGTAAYLVSLGIQVEEVLKVHEGRPNIEDLIRSGLVQLVINTPIGSQALHDDVYLRRAALEYNIPTFTTIPGAKAAIKAIKALQYNKIDSYSLQEIHNY; encoded by the coding sequence ATGCCTCAAAGAGGTGATCTAAAAAAAATTCTTATTCTTGGTTCGGGCCCGATTGTTATAGGACAAGCTTGCGAATTTGATTACTCTGGCACTCAAGCTTGCAAAGCTTTAAGAAATGCTGGTTATGAAATTATCTTGATAAATTCTAATCCAGCATCAATAATGACTGATCCTGATATTGCAAATAAAACTTATATTGAACCATTGACGCCTGATATTGTTTCTCAGATCATTTTAAAAGAAAAACCTGATGCGATTCTTCCCACTATGGGAGGTCAAACCGCTTTGAATCTTGCGGTTAAATTATCAGAATCAGATTTTTTAAAACATAATAATATTGAATTAATTGGTGCTGATTTAAGAGCTATTAATAAAGCTGAAGATAGAAAATTGTTTAAAGAATCGATGGAGAAAATAAATGTAAATGTTTGCCCATCTGGGATTGCATCTAACCTGGGTGAAGCTATAGAGGTATCAAAAAAAATTAGTTCCTATCCTCTTATAATAAGACCTGCATTTACATTAGGTGGTGTAGGAGGTGGAATTGCTTTTAACCTTGAAGAATTTGTCGAGTTGTCTAAATCAGGCTTAGAGGAAAGTCCAAGCAATCAAATATTGATTGAAAAATCACTTATTGGATGGAAGGAGTTTGAACTAGAGGTGATGAGAGATACTGCTGACAATGTAGTAATAGTTTGCAGTATTGAAAATTTGGACCCAATGGGTGTCCACACTGGAGATTCGATTACTGTAGCTCCTGCTCAGACTTTAACAGATAAGGAATATCAGAGATTGAGGGATTTGTCATTGAAAATAATTAGAGAAGTAGGAGTTGAAACAGGAGGAAGTAATATTCAATTTGCAATAAATCCATCTAATGGAGAAGTAATTGTTATAGAAATGAACCCCCGTGTGAGTAGATCCTCTGCTTTGGCAAGTAAAGCAACTGGATTCCCAATAGCTAAGATTGCAGCTTTATTATCTGTTGGTTATACACTTGATGAGATTATTAATGACATTACAAAAAAAACACCTGCATGTTTTGAACCATCAATTGATTACGTAGTTACTAAGATTCCAAGATTTGCCTTTGAAAAGTTTAAAGGCTCTTCAAATACATTAAGCACTGCAATGAAATCCGTTGGTGAGTCAATGGCAATAGGTCGCTCTTTTGAAGAATCATTTCAGAAAGCATTAAGGTCATTAGAAGTAGGTCTTTTTGGATGGGAATGTGATTCACTAGATGAATTTAAAAACGAGAGTCACATTAAAAATAGTTTAAGAAAGCCTACTTCTGAAAGAATTCTCCTAGTTAAAAAAGCTATGCAGCTTGGGAAAACTAATTCATATATTCAAGAAGCTACTAATATAGATTCATGGTTTATCGAAAAATTACGTAATATTTTTAATTTTGAAAATGATTTTTTGAAAGAAAAGGAACTTTATGATCTAGATAGGGATTTGATGTTACATGCTAAGCAATTAGGCTTTTCAGATCAACAGATAGCAAAATTAACTAATTCTGAGTTTTTTGAAGTGAGAAGATTTAGAAAAAAACTTAATATTATACCAATTTATAAAACTGTTGATACTTGTTCAGCGGAATTCTCATCCTCAACTCCTTATCATTATTCAACTTACGAAGAATCTTTCATTAATTTTAATTCTCAAGTTTTTGATAGCGAGATTTTAGAAAATAGTAAATCAAAAAAAATTATGATTCTGGGAGGAGGTCCTAATAGAATTGGTCAGGGAATAGAATTTGATTACTGTTGTTGTCATGCATCATATCAAGCCTCTACAAATGGTTATAAAACAATAATGGTTAATAGTAACCCTGAAACTGTATCAACAGATTATGACACTAGCGATATTCTATATTTTGAGCCTGTAACTTTGGAAGACGTTATTAACATTATAGAAGCTGAAAATCCATATGGTTTGATTGTTCAATTTGGAGGTCAAACCCCACTGAAATTATCATTACCTTTATTTGAATGGCTTAAATCTAAAGATGGGGTCAGAACTGGATCAAAAATTCTTGGGACTTCTCCAATGTCTATCGATTTAGCAGAAGATAGAGAGGAATTTACAAAAATACTTGAAGAACTAAGTATTAGACAACCTTTAAACGGTATTGCCCGTAATCAAAATGAAGCAGAAATAGTTGCAAAAGATATAGGATTCCCCATGGTTGTAAGACCTTCTTATGTTTTAGGAGGAAGGGCAATGGAAATTGTTAAAGATGAGAATGAATTATCGAGATACATCTCTGAAGCAGTTAGGGTTTCCCCTGATCATCCAATCCTTCTTGATCAATATTTGAATAATGCTATAGAGATAGATGTTGATGCTTTATGCGATTCAGAGGGTTCGGTTGTAATTGCTGGTCTGATGGAACATGTGGAGCCGGCAGGAATTCATTCAGGTGATTCTGCATGTTGTTTGCCATCCATTTCTCTTTCAACATCCACAATAGAAAATGTAAGGAACTGGACCAAATTAATTGCACAAAGATTAAATGTTGTTGGTTTAATTAATTTGCAATTTGCAGTAACAAATACAAATAAAGAAGAAAATAAATTATTTATTCTTGAAGCAAATCCAAGAGCATCTAGGACAGTCCCGTTTGTTTCAAAAGCAATAGGTAAACCAGTTGCAAAATTAGCTACCCAGTTAATGCAAGGTTTTACATTAGAAGATGTTAATTTCACCCAAGAATTTTCCCCAAAATATCAGGCTGTAAAAGAGGCTGTTTTACCTTTCAAAAGATTTCCTGGATCTGATACATTACTTGGCCCCGAAATGAGATCTACTGGAGAAGTGATGGGTTTAGCTAAAGATTTTGGAATTGCTTATGCTAAGTCCGAATTGGCTGCAGGAAATGGTGTCCCCTCAGAAGGAGTAGCTTTTTTGTCTACAAATGATTTAGATAAAAAAAATCTTGAGGATGTAGCTAGAGAGCTGTTGATTTTAGGATTTAAAATAATCGCAACAAAAGGTACAGCTGCATATTTGGTGAGTTTAGGCATTCAGGTTGAAGAAGTGCTAAAAGTTCATGAAGGCAGGCCAAATATTGAGGACCTAATTCGTTCGGGACTTGTTCAATTAGTTATTAATACTCCAATTGGCTCACAGGCTCTTCATGATGACGTTTATTTAAGACGTGCTGCTCTAGAATATAATATTCCAACTTTTACAACTATTCCTGGAGCAAAGGCCGCCATTAAAGCAATAAAAGCTTTGCAATATAATAAGATTGATTCTTACTCTCTACAAGAAATCCATAATTATTGA
- a CDS encoding josephin: protein MENSPKYLFLASGVNNGEGFWIVGIKNCDENILEDENLLDCHRKELIGNESAKDILLAINLNVNNLLNELRNKNYLIARPSMGIPFDIPLEILENIFDFWLDIYKNHEAWEACLGLLKVRKRIPLKNLIESESLKGNSKKWAIKIETLHTYVPSSLKNEKLNNPMWE from the coding sequence TTGGAGAATTCACCTAAATATCTATTTCTTGCTAGTGGAGTGAATAATGGAGAAGGGTTTTGGATTGTGGGAATAAAAAATTGCGATGAGAATATCCTTGAGGATGAAAATCTCTTAGATTGCCATAGAAAGGAATTAATAGGAAATGAATCAGCAAAAGATATTCTTTTAGCTATTAATTTAAACGTAAATAATTTATTAAATGAACTAAGAAACAAAAATTATTTAATTGCAAGACCTTCAATGGGGATTCCATTTGATATCCCTTTAGAAATCTTGGAAAATATTTTTGATTTTTGGTTAGATATTTATAAAAATCATGAAGCCTGGGAAGCTTGTTTGGGACTTCTTAAAGTTAGAAAAAGGATTCCACTAAAAAACCTAATTGAAAGCGAAAGTTTAAAGGGAAACTCTAAAAAATGGGCTATAAAAATTGAAACGTTACATACTTATGTTCCTTCTTCACTTAAAAATGAAAAATTAAATAACCCAATGTGGGAATAA
- a CDS encoding sulfite exporter TauE/SafE family protein, with protein sequence MLYLSTILLGNFDHSLFKSIYIFLISFFSNTFSAISGGGAGLLQLPALILSGVPYYQALASHKLATVALGIGGSLRNYKSLGNDISVAWQILIFGLPGVILGASVVEYISEKYLYLILGIISILLAIYSFLKPDLGLSSGNKELNFVHKIRFLIFIFLIGILNGSISSGTGLLVTILLIKTFEMDFLRAISMTFFTVGIFWNFVGAVFLARIGSVPLNLLIVLIIGSFTGGFLGAHLSKLNGNILIKKTFITVCIFVGISLFIKSIKSFL encoded by the coding sequence ATGCTTTATTTATCAACAATATTATTAGGAAATTTTGATCATTCTTTATTTAAAAGTATTTATATCTTTTTGATATCGTTTTTTTCTAATACGTTCTCAGCGATTTCTGGAGGAGGAGCAGGATTATTACAATTGCCTGCATTGATTTTATCTGGTGTTCCTTATTATCAGGCTTTGGCTAGTCATAAATTAGCAACAGTAGCACTAGGAATAGGGGGTTCCTTAAGAAATTACAAATCTTTAGGTAATGATATAAGTGTTGCTTGGCAAATTTTAATTTTTGGATTACCAGGAGTAATTTTGGGGGCTTCTGTAGTTGAATATATATCAGAAAAGTATTTGTACTTAATCTTAGGAATAATATCTATATTATTAGCTATTTACTCATTCCTTAAACCAGATTTAGGTTTATCATCTGGTAATAAGGAGCTTAATTTTGTTCATAAAATTAGATTTTTAATTTTTATTTTTCTTATAGGTATATTAAATGGTTCTATTTCTTCAGGAACTGGATTGCTTGTAACAATACTATTAATAAAAACTTTTGAAATGGATTTTCTTCGAGCCATAAGTATGACATTTTTTACAGTTGGGATTTTTTGGAATTTTGTAGGAGCAGTATTTTTGGCAAGAATAGGATCGGTTCCATTAAATTTATTAATAGTTTTAATAATTGGTTCCTTTACAGGAGGATTTTTAGGCGCTCATCTGTCAAAATTAAATGGGAATATACTTATTAAGAAAACTTTTATAACAGTTTGTATTTTTGTTGGTATTAGCTTATTTATTAAATCGATAAAAAGCTTTTTATAA
- a CDS encoding DUF3318 domain-containing protein, which translates to MSELQRLKSLLPPENESWVFVEAAAAIDPPLITLEEIGRDEVEIQIDLDEWDNFAIDHRNLLFWHEVGKIQNDTIPRDGWEMAALAIGLGGAIGELWVQDGLLLLLALGLSSFAGYRLYIKNNSEKKLQDAIFADERAIDLACRFGYSIPNAYKSLGGALKELIEKTRKKKKRSFFEDRLEALRKSAEKARSELSQQEGSEKSVSSENVYGQ; encoded by the coding sequence ATGAGCGAACTTCAGCGACTTAAAAGTTTGTTGCCTCCAGAAAATGAAAGTTGGGTATTTGTTGAAGCTGCTGCTGCTATAGACCCGCCTTTAATAACACTTGAGGAAATTGGTCGTGATGAAGTAGAAATCCAAATAGATTTAGATGAATGGGATAATTTTGCAATTGACCACAGAAACTTATTATTTTGGCACGAGGTGGGGAAAATCCAAAATGATACAATCCCAAGAGATGGATGGGAAATGGCAGCTCTTGCGATAGGTCTCGGTGGGGCAATTGGGGAGTTATGGGTACAAGATGGTCTGCTTCTATTACTTGCACTAGGTTTGTCAAGTTTTGCAGGATATAGATTATATATAAAAAATAATTCTGAAAAAAAACTTCAAGATGCTATTTTTGCAGATGAAAGAGCTATAGATCTTGCTTGTAGATTTGGATACAGCATTCCAAATGCCTATAAAAGTCTAGGAGGAGCATTAAAGGAATTAATAGAAAAAACTCGAAAAAAGAAAAAAAGGAGTTTCTTTGAGGATAGACTAGAGGCATTAAGAAAAAGTGCAGAAAAGGCTAGATCAGAATTATCTCAGCAAGAAGGTTCAGAAAAATCAGTATCAAGTGAAAATGTTTATGGACAATAA